A single Candidatus Polarisedimenticolia bacterium DNA region contains:
- a CDS encoding integrin alpha, translating to MDWTREAAHAIATAEYEFSAVDGGGWSAPNRSQGLRLKADSSGMQVSPRLAGSTPWSLGFELQAVGREGAMTPILPGTVTAAGNRTEIRREALGLSEWYVNLRSGIEQGFTIDRRPLTGGGDSALLLDVAFDGGLEARRDETDGAVLFSDGPSGAVLRYENLAVADADGHPVVAELALLPGILRIAVRDAGHPYPLVIDPTIIVPGWTGLGDQFEEFFGASVAGAGDVNGDGFDDVIVGAYRFDGGFFDEGRVFVFTGSPTGPSPIPAWTAEGHQTGAWFGFSVATAGDVNGDGYADVIIGARLFDNLQVDEGRAYVYLGSSVGLGSVPAWTGEPDQNRAAFGSSVASAGDVNGDGYDDVVVGAPDFDTAFNTDEGRAFLYLGSAAGPSLSPNWSAGSGRFSSAYGFSVASAGDVNGDGYGDVIVGAPLFDNAGFPDEGRVFVYAGSAAGPSLEPVWIADGNKVLAQFGYSVAGAGDLSGDGIGDVIIGAPFDGSGRVLIFYGSTTGLNLVSGFNAKINKSPAEFGASVAGVGDINGDGIGDVAIGAPRVGDQTTPAAGIVRVYYGSRMGVGNPPAFGVTETQPNALLGGSVSSAGDVNGDGLADIIAGASGLDNVPLQAASSGGARVYMGFRTRQTALSNGALHGIRFTD from the coding sequence ATGGACTGGACGCGCGAAGCAGCGCATGCGATCGCCACAGCCGAATACGAGTTCTCTGCCGTGGATGGTGGCGGCTGGTCGGCTCCCAACCGGAGCCAGGGGCTCCGGCTGAAGGCAGACAGCTCGGGGATGCAGGTTTCTCCACGCCTGGCGGGGAGCACGCCGTGGTCACTCGGCTTCGAGCTGCAGGCCGTCGGACGCGAGGGTGCGATGACCCCGATCCTCCCCGGCACGGTGACGGCCGCAGGCAACCGGACTGAAATTCGGCGCGAAGCACTCGGCCTGAGCGAGTGGTACGTCAATTTACGCAGCGGAATCGAGCAGGGATTCACGATCGACCGGCGCCCATTGACGGGCGGGGGTGACTCTGCGTTGCTTCTGGACGTGGCCTTCGACGGCGGGCTCGAAGCGCGTCGGGACGAAACCGACGGCGCCGTCCTGTTCTCGGACGGTCCGTCCGGCGCCGTCCTGCGCTATGAGAACCTGGCGGTGGCCGACGCGGATGGGCACCCCGTAGTGGCCGAGCTGGCGCTCCTTCCGGGAATTCTGAGGATCGCCGTCCGGGACGCAGGGCATCCGTATCCGCTGGTGATCGATCCCACCATCATCGTCCCGGGCTGGACCGGGCTGGGTGACCAGTTCGAGGAGTTCTTCGGTGCCTCGGTCGCGGGCGCTGGCGATGTCAACGGAGATGGGTTCGACGACGTGATCGTCGGAGCCTACCGGTTCGACGGCGGCTTTTTCGACGAGGGAAGGGTCTTCGTCTTCACCGGCTCACCGACGGGGCCCTCACCCATTCCGGCATGGACCGCCGAAGGGCACCAGACAGGGGCGTGGTTCGGCTTTTCGGTCGCGACGGCGGGGGACGTGAACGGGGACGGCTACGCCGACGTCATCATCGGCGCCCGGTTGTTCGACAATCTCCAGGTGGACGAGGGGCGCGCGTATGTCTATCTCGGCTCCTCCGTGGGACTGGGGTCGGTGCCGGCATGGACCGGGGAGCCCGATCAGAACAGGGCGGCCTTCGGCTCCTCGGTTGCTTCGGCAGGGGACGTGAATGGCGACGGCTACGACGACGTCGTCGTCGGGGCGCCCGACTTTGACACGGCCTTCAACACCGACGAGGGTCGCGCCTTCCTGTACCTCGGTTCGGCCGCCGGTCCGTCCCTCTCTCCAAACTGGAGCGCGGGGAGCGGGCGATTCTCTTCCGCCTACGGGTTCTCCGTGGCTTCGGCCGGCGACGTCAACGGGGACGGGTATGGCGATGTCATCGTCGGAGCACCCCTCTTCGACAACGCTGGTTTCCCGGATGAAGGGCGCGTCTTCGTCTATGCCGGCTCGGCGGCCGGGCCCTCCCTCGAGCCGGTGTGGATCGCCGACGGCAACAAGGTGCTGGCCCAGTTTGGATATTCCGTGGCCGGGGCGGGGGATCTCAGCGGCGACGGCATCGGCGACGTGATCATCGGAGCGCCCTTCGATGGTTCCGGTCGGGTTCTCATTTTCTATGGGTCCACGACCGGGCTGAACCTGGTGTCCGGCTTCAACGCCAAGATCAACAAGAGCCCGGCCGAGTTCGGCGCCTCCGTGGCCGGCGTCGGCGACATCAACGGAGACGGCATCGGGGACGTCGCCATTGGCGCACCGCGTGTGGGCGACCAGACCACCCCAGCCGCCGGGATTGTCAGGGTTTACTATGGAAGCCGCATGGGCGTGGGGAATCCACCCGCCTTCGGCGTGACGGAAACCCAGCCGAACGCGCTTCTCGGGGGATCGGTTTCAAGCGCCGGGGATGTCAACGGCGACGGTCTGGCCGACATCATTGCGGGTGCCAGCGGCCTGGACAATGTCCCGTTGCAGGCGGCGAGCTCGGGCGGGGCGCGCGTCTACATGGGATTTCGGACTCGGCAGACGGCGCTCTCCAACGGCGCCCTCCATGGCATTCGATTCACCGATTGA
- a CDS encoding glycosyltransferase family 39 protein: MPATLVILLLCAPIFLFRLGLAGLGDPDEGRNAEAAREILETGDWVTPHLDGARYLDKPPAFFWAVALSYRLLGVSEMAARAPSALFALAGIALVFRFARRHLGERAGWFAAFALALSPLYIVFGRIVIFDMMLTFCMTVSCLMAFEAMEGRAGRLPGALFFLSAGIGTITKGPVALVAPVLIAVVWAVLRRRPGMLKRLGWAQGMLLYAAVIVPWLILVESRNPGYLHYAVIGENLERMTSNRFETSRPFYFYAKVILPGLFPWVLYAGVAAVRRGRSWREAWAGFASETDRGRLVTGFSGAWLGTLVLFFSLIASKRPSYMLPCAVPLALLIGRLWARATAPARTPPQGGAPADGSGDACRSLALGAFWTAVVCAAGAVAAVLAGPAGIAHGISRGKYDELLSHRLLFWLTAAGLALAAALLMALRKRRPAALFAASVLAIAAVVPLAQAASGYLDTVRSSRPVSRFLEKRLKPDDLVICYEQYRPGLNFYLKRPVLLVTSGTPFSSWWVMRHLDEYRRDPSFRMIPLDRMRTLLEAPAPEVYILSPPRMFELLRRDAGPALRPDPIYEDQGGGLFVRAASSGAR, translated from the coding sequence ATGCCGGCGACCCTCGTCATTCTCCTCCTGTGCGCGCCCATCTTTTTGTTTCGTCTCGGGTTGGCCGGCCTGGGGGATCCCGATGAAGGCCGGAACGCCGAGGCGGCGCGCGAGATCCTCGAAACCGGTGACTGGGTCACGCCCCACCTGGACGGCGCCCGATATCTCGACAAGCCTCCTGCCTTCTTCTGGGCCGTGGCGTTGTCCTATCGACTCCTGGGGGTCAGCGAGATGGCGGCGCGCGCTCCGTCGGCCCTCTTCGCCCTGGCTGGGATCGCCCTGGTCTTCCGGTTCGCCCGGCGCCACCTGGGCGAGAGGGCCGGTTGGTTCGCCGCCTTCGCGCTGGCGCTCTCCCCTCTGTACATCGTCTTCGGGCGAATCGTCATCTTCGACATGATGCTGACCTTCTGCATGACGGTGAGCTGTCTCATGGCCTTCGAGGCGATGGAGGGACGCGCCGGGCGCCTGCCCGGCGCCCTGTTCTTCCTGTCGGCCGGAATCGGGACGATCACCAAGGGACCGGTCGCTCTCGTGGCCCCCGTTCTGATCGCCGTGGTCTGGGCTGTCCTCCGCAGGCGGCCCGGGATGCTCAAGAGACTCGGGTGGGCCCAGGGCATGCTGCTCTATGCGGCCGTCATCGTGCCCTGGCTGATCCTGGTCGAGTCGCGCAACCCGGGGTACCTGCACTACGCCGTCATCGGGGAGAACCTCGAGAGGATGACGTCGAACCGGTTCGAGACCTCGCGCCCCTTCTATTTCTACGCCAAGGTGATTCTGCCTGGCCTGTTCCCATGGGTTCTGTACGCGGGGGTTGCCGCCGTGCGCCGGGGCCGTTCCTGGCGCGAGGCTTGGGCAGGCTTCGCCTCGGAGACCGACAGGGGGCGTCTCGTGACCGGCTTCTCCGGAGCGTGGCTCGGAACCCTGGTGCTGTTCTTCTCCCTGATCGCCTCCAAGAGGCCGTCCTACATGCTGCCGTGCGCGGTGCCGCTCGCGCTCCTGATCGGACGGCTGTGGGCGCGGGCCACCGCACCGGCGCGCACTCCACCCCAGGGCGGCGCGCCGGCCGATGGCTCCGGGGACGCCTGCCGCAGCCTGGCTTTGGGGGCCTTCTGGACGGCCGTCGTGTGCGCCGCCGGAGCGGTGGCTGCGGTACTCGCGGGGCCGGCCGGCATCGCGCACGGGATCTCCCGCGGGAAGTACGACGAGCTGCTGTCGCACCGCCTGCTCTTCTGGCTCACCGCGGCCGGCCTTGCCCTGGCCGCCGCGCTTCTGATGGCCCTGAGGAAACGGCGCCCGGCGGCGCTCTTCGCGGCCTCCGTCCTGGCGATCGCGGCGGTCGTGCCCCTGGCGCAGGCCGCGAGCGGGTATCTGGACACGGTGCGTTCCTCGCGTCCCGTCAGCCGCTTCCTGGAGAAGCGCCTGAAGCCGGACGATCTGGTCATCTGCTACGAGCAATACCGTCCCGGGCTGAACTTTTACCTGAAGAGGCCGGTCCTTCTGGTCACGAGCGGCACCCCGTTCTCCAGCTGGTGGGTCATGCGTCACCTGGACGAGTACCGCCGTGACCCGTCGTTCAGGATGATCCCCCTCGACCGGATGCGCACCCTCCTGGAGGCGCCGGCGCCCGAGGTCTACATCCTGTCCCCGCCGCGCATGTTCGAGCTCCTGCGCCGGGATGCCGGCCCCGCGCTTCGGCCCGATCCGATCTACGAGGACCAGGGGGGCGGCCTGTTCGTGCGGGCCGCCTCGTCCGGGGCCCGCTGA
- a CDS encoding MopE-related protein, whose translation MLPSGPVSVGGNPESIPANAWSDEAWASISQAEYDFKARPDGAWTAPNRAQGLRLTTRGSVARVTPRTEGDAPWVLSLGLRGVGREGRMTGVPPGAVRAAGNRIEHRRDSLGLTEWYVNLRTGIEQGFTLDRRPAAADTASPLVLDLFYEGGLEARQEEAGGAVLFSLPSPGAVHRTDILRYADLAVADADGKPVVAALDLAPGSLRITIQDEGHPYPLIVDPTIVVPAWTGRGDQFEELFGASVAGAGDVNGDGYDDLIVGAPRFDGGFFDEGRAFLFLGSPTGPSAVPAWTMSGDQTGCRYGGAVASAGDVNNDGYADVIVGAPNYDFVQVDEGRAFVYLGSAGGLGTVPVWMAEPDQNLAAFGAAVASAGDLNGDGYDDVIVGAPLFDSPFNTDEGAAFVYLGSASGPSPSPAWVEGSGLFNSAFGTSVASAGDVNRDGFDDVIVGAPLFDNAGFSDQGRAYVYQGSATGLSPNPAWTADGSKTLARFGSSVASAGDVNYDGYDDVIIGAPIYDSGRAFIYHGSATGLSLTPNWNNKINLSPAEYGASVAGVGDLDGDGFDDVVVGAPKVDDHTTTSVGLIRAFYGGAMGAGNTAAFSAQETQAGALLGGAVARAGDVNGDGLGDIIAGATGLDNPDLQVSLAGAAHLYLGFRTTPCVPAPELCNRRDDDCDGVVDDNLGTTTCGTGTCSRTVDNCVDGFPQTCTPGAPGTETCNGLDDDCDGTTDEGFDVDGDGFTTCAGDCNDGVASIHPGAPEVCNGLDDNCNQVIDEGGPDSDGDGIPDCLDPDDDNDRVPDGTDCAPLVNSVSAVPGEVGQTVRAVPGPPQGSYTWTPIVQANVHNVYRSVWDRRSGNWNDTLGCLYSEAIGNRFSETANPPAGSAFYYVITGVNRCGEGPAGFSSTGQPRLIPIQCVHLGLDTDGDTIQDWDDDCPLVSNASQADADLDGRGDACDNCAATANAGQVDADTNGIGDVCQDLDHDGYLATVDCNDNDPMVHPDATETCNARDDNCDGATDENLGTTTCGVGVCTRTVNNCVGGVSQTCTPGTPTAEVCNNLDDDCDGSVDEGTTTCGVGACTRTVNRCAGGVPQTCTPGTPTAETCNGIDDDCDGATDENLGTTTCGVGACTRTVNNCVGGVIQTCTPGAPTAETCNGIDDDCDGATDENLGTTTCGVGACTRTVNNCVGGVSQTCAPGAPTAETCNGIDDDCDGATDENLGTTTCGVGACTRTVNNCVGGVSQTCTPGTPAADDETCNGIDEDCDGSVDEDYASVETTCGVGACAATGLTSCVNGSVEDSCVPGTPTEEICSDAIDNDCDGEIDEGCPISVGGDVTRAGFSPQRSEPTPSFRSKDPARPADGRSTTRNPSWMMLSAEG comes from the coding sequence GTGCTCCCGAGCGGCCCGGTTTCGGTCGGTGGAAACCCGGAATCGATTCCCGCGAATGCCTGGTCCGACGAGGCATGGGCATCCATCTCCCAGGCTGAATACGACTTCAAGGCCCGACCCGACGGAGCCTGGACCGCCCCGAACCGCGCCCAGGGGCTCCGCCTGACGACGCGCGGTTCGGTCGCCCGGGTCACGCCCCGGACGGAGGGGGACGCGCCATGGGTCCTGAGTCTTGGGCTCAGAGGCGTGGGTCGCGAGGGGAGGATGACCGGGGTCCCGCCCGGTGCCGTACGGGCCGCCGGGAACCGGATCGAGCATCGCCGTGACAGTCTGGGACTGACCGAATGGTACGTCAATCTGAGGACCGGCATCGAGCAGGGCTTCACCCTCGATCGCCGTCCGGCGGCGGCGGACACGGCCTCGCCTCTCGTCCTCGACCTCTTCTACGAAGGCGGCCTCGAGGCACGACAGGAGGAAGCCGGAGGCGCGGTCCTGTTCTCCCTGCCCTCACCTGGGGCTGTCCATCGCACGGATATCCTGCGCTACGCGGACCTGGCGGTCGCCGACGCGGACGGCAAGCCGGTCGTGGCCGCGCTCGATCTGGCTCCCGGCTCCCTGCGGATCACGATTCAGGACGAAGGGCATCCGTATCCGCTGATCGTCGATCCGACCATCGTCGTGCCCGCCTGGACCGGGCGCGGGGATCAATTTGAAGAGCTGTTTGGAGCCTCGGTGGCGGGGGCCGGAGACGTCAATGGCGACGGCTACGACGATCTGATCGTCGGCGCGCCCCGCTTCGACGGCGGTTTCTTCGACGAGGGGCGCGCCTTCCTCTTCCTCGGGTCGCCGACCGGACCCTCGGCCGTCCCCGCCTGGACCATGAGCGGCGATCAGACAGGCTGCAGGTACGGAGGCGCCGTCGCCTCGGCGGGGGACGTCAACAACGACGGCTACGCCGACGTCATCGTCGGCGCCCCCAACTACGACTTCGTCCAGGTCGACGAGGGGCGCGCCTTCGTCTACCTCGGCTCGGCCGGCGGGCTGGGCACCGTGCCGGTCTGGATGGCCGAGCCGGATCAGAACCTGGCCGCGTTCGGGGCCGCCGTCGCCTCCGCGGGGGACTTGAACGGCGACGGCTACGACGACGTGATCGTCGGGGCGCCGCTCTTCGACTCTCCCTTCAACACGGACGAGGGGGCCGCCTTCGTCTACCTCGGATCGGCCTCCGGGCCTTCTCCTTCCCCGGCCTGGGTCGAGGGGAGCGGCCTGTTCAATTCGGCCTTCGGGACCTCGGTCGCCTCCGCCGGCGATGTGAACCGCGACGGCTTCGACGACGTGATCGTCGGTGCCCCGCTCTTCGACAACGCCGGCTTCTCCGATCAGGGGCGGGCCTACGTCTATCAGGGATCGGCCACGGGGCTGTCGCCGAACCCGGCATGGACCGCCGATGGCAGCAAGACCCTCGCGCGCTTCGGCTCTTCCGTGGCCTCCGCGGGCGACGTCAACTATGACGGCTACGACGATGTGATCATCGGGGCCCCGATCTATGACTCGGGCCGGGCCTTCATCTATCACGGGTCGGCGACGGGCCTGAGCCTGACGCCCAACTGGAACAACAAGATCAACCTGTCGCCGGCCGAGTACGGCGCTTCGGTGGCGGGCGTGGGGGACCTCGACGGCGACGGCTTCGACGACGTCGTGGTCGGCGCCCCCAAGGTCGACGACCACACGACCACCTCGGTCGGTCTCATCAGGGCCTTCTACGGCGGCGCCATGGGGGCGGGCAACACCGCCGCCTTCAGCGCGCAGGAGACCCAGGCGGGGGCGCTGCTCGGCGGCGCCGTGGCGAGGGCGGGGGACGTGAACGGCGACGGCCTCGGCGACATCATTGCCGGCGCCACCGGCCTCGACAACCCCGACCTGCAAGTATCCCTGGCGGGGGCCGCCCACCTGTACCTGGGCTTCCGGACGACCCCCTGCGTGCCGGCTCCCGAGCTCTGCAACCGCAGGGACGACGACTGCGACGGCGTCGTCGACGACAACCTGGGCACGACGACCTGCGGCACCGGCACCTGCTCGCGCACCGTCGACAATTGCGTCGACGGTTTCCCGCAGACCTGCACCCCCGGCGCCCCGGGCACCGAGACCTGCAACGGCCTCGACGACGACTGCGACGGGACGACCGACGAAGGCTTCGACGTCGATGGCGACGGCTTCACCACGTGCGCGGGCGACTGCAACGACGGGGTGGCGTCGATCCATCCGGGCGCTCCCGAGGTCTGCAACGGCCTGGATGACAACTGCAACCAGGTCATTGATGAAGGAGGTCCCGACAGCGACGGGGACGGGATCCCGGACTGCCTCGATCCCGACGATGACAACGACCGGGTGCCCGACGGCACCGACTGCGCCCCGCTCGTCAACAGCGTCAGCGCCGTGCCGGGGGAGGTCGGGCAGACCGTGCGGGCCGTGCCCGGTCCACCTCAAGGCAGCTACACCTGGACGCCGATCGTCCAGGCCAACGTCCACAACGTCTACCGCAGCGTCTGGGACCGCCGCAGTGGAAACTGGAACGACACGCTGGGCTGCCTGTATTCCGAGGCCATCGGAAACCGCTTCAGCGAAACCGCCAACCCTCCAGCCGGGTCGGCCTTCTACTACGTCATCACGGGCGTCAATCGCTGCGGCGAAGGCCCCGCCGGCTTCTCCAGCACCGGCCAGCCGCGCCTGATCCCCATACAGTGCGTGCACCTCGGGCTCGACACCGATGGCGACACGATCCAGGATTGGGATGACGACTGTCCGCTCGTGTCCAACGCGAGCCAGGCCGACGCCGATCTCGACGGCCGCGGCGACGCCTGCGACAACTGCGCCGCCACCGCGAACGCCGGCCAGGTGGACGCCGACACCAACGGGATCGGAGACGTCTGCCAGGACCTGGACCATGACGGCTACCTCGCCACCGTGGACTGCAACGACAACGATCCGATGGTTCACCCGGATGCCACCGAGACCTGCAACGCGCGCGACGACAACTGCGACGGCGCGACCGACGAGAACCTCGGGACGACGACCTGCGGCGTCGGGGTCTGCACGCGGACGGTGAACAACTGCGTGGGCGGCGTGAGCCAGACCTGCACGCCCGGCACGCCGACCGCCGAGGTCTGCAACAACCTCGACGACGACTGCGACGGTTCGGTCGACGAGGGCACCACGACCTGCGGCGTCGGGGCCTGCACGCGCACGGTCAACAGGTGCGCCGGCGGAGTCCCGCAGACCTGCACGCCCGGGACGCCGACGGCGGAGACGTGCAACGGCATCGACGACGACTGCGACGGGGCGACCGACGAGAACCTCGGCACGACGACGTGCGGCGTCGGGGCGTGCACGCGGACGGTGAACAACTGCGTGGGCGGCGTCATCCAGACCTGCACGCCCGGCGCGCCGACAGCGGAGACCTGCAACGGCATCGACGACGACTGCGACGGGGCGACGGATGAGAACCTCGGCACGACGACGTGCGGCGTCGGGGCGTGCACGCGGACGGTGAACAACTGCGTGGGCGGCGTGAGCCAGACCTGCGCGCCCGGCGCGCCGACGGCGGAGACCTGCAACGGCATCGACGACGACTGCGACGGGGCGACCGACGAGAACCTCGGCACGACGACGTGCGGCGTCGGGGCGTGCACGCGGACGGTGAACAACTGCGTGGGCGGCGTGAGCCAGACCTGCACGCCCGGGACACCCGCAGCAGACGATGAAACGTGCAATGGCATCGACGAGGACTGCGACGGTTCGGTGGATGAAGACTACGCTTCCGTGGAAACGACCTGCGGCGTGGGGGCCTGCGCCGCGACCGGGTTGACTTCCTGCGTGAACGGGTCGGTGGAGGACAGTTGCGTGCCAGGGACGCCTACGGAAGAGATCTGCTCCGATGCGATCGACAACGATTGTGATGGCGAAATTGATGAAGGCTGCCCGATTTCGGTGGGCGGTGATGTCACGCGAGCGGGTTTCAGCCCTCAACGCTCCGAGCCGACCCCCTCCTTTCGCAGCAAGGATCCTGCTCGACCGGCCGATGGACGATCCACGACCCGAAATCCTTCCTGGATGATGTTGTCCGCCGAAGGATAG
- the asnB gene encoding asparagine synthase (glutamine-hydrolyzing): protein MCGIVGIADLRGPGRHDPGLVASMADTMAHRGPDGSCVVEIGADRLAHLTFGFRRLSILDLGAGARAYADESGRFQVICNGEIYNDPELRRDLMARGHRFETRCDSEVIPHLYEEHGLSFVDHLNGMFAFAVFDTRENRLVLGRDRAGEKPLYYLEQDGEVMFASEIKALLAHPRVSPEPDLPALTRYLLYGYFPAPHTPFTGVRKLPAGHMLIAERGRLRVEPYWDLRRFFPGAGAPVPTEDEAAREVRRLLEEAVRLRLRADVPVGIFFSGGVDSSSIAALAVDLTGRPVPTFTLGFDDPDFNEAAYARRAAAHFGTEHHELIVGETQMLEALLAMARVLDEPLADASIVPTHLLSRFARQHVKVALGGEGGDELFAGYPTYIGDRLARWYVRLPGVFRRLLKRAADAIPPAFNNVGTEYLLKKFVGAAELPQAVRHQVWFGAFSPDRQKELLSAAALDALAAQAGAPNDPLQEARAVLRGLSIGHPLDALLATDFLMFLQDDLLTKVDRASMATSLEVRAPFLHHALVEYVASLPARMKLRRLTSKYILKKAMADRLTSEISGRRKRGFNIPLARFMHRGLAPLMRSALDPGRVRAGGLLRPEAVTALWREHTERRRDNGRLLWNLMMLQLWHSRHFGGGDLL, encoded by the coding sequence ATGTGCGGCATCGTAGGCATTGCGGATCTTCGCGGTCCCGGCCGGCACGACCCGGGCCTGGTGGCCTCCATGGCCGACACCATGGCCCACCGCGGCCCGGACGGATCGTGCGTGGTCGAGATCGGCGCGGACCGTCTCGCCCATCTCACCTTCGGCTTCCGGCGGCTGAGCATCCTCGATCTGGGCGCCGGGGCGCGGGCCTACGCCGACGAGTCGGGACGTTTCCAGGTCATCTGCAACGGCGAGATCTACAACGACCCGGAGCTGCGCCGCGACCTGATGGCGCGCGGCCACCGCTTCGAGACGCGCTGCGACTCCGAGGTCATCCCGCACCTGTACGAAGAGCACGGCCTTTCCTTCGTCGATCACCTGAACGGCATGTTCGCGTTCGCGGTCTTCGACACCCGGGAGAACCGCCTGGTGCTCGGGCGCGACCGGGCCGGCGAGAAGCCCCTGTACTACCTGGAGCAGGACGGCGAAGTGATGTTCGCGTCCGAGATCAAGGCCCTCCTCGCCCACCCGCGGGTGAGCCCGGAGCCGGATCTCCCGGCCCTGACGCGCTATCTCCTGTACGGCTACTTCCCGGCGCCGCACACCCCGTTCACCGGCGTGCGCAAGCTGCCGGCCGGGCACATGCTGATCGCCGAGCGGGGCCGGCTGCGCGTCGAGCCGTACTGGGACCTGCGGCGCTTCTTCCCGGGCGCGGGCGCGCCGGTGCCGACCGAAGACGAGGCTGCGCGCGAGGTGCGCCGCCTGCTCGAGGAGGCGGTCCGGCTGCGGCTGCGCGCCGACGTGCCGGTCGGCATCTTCTTCAGCGGGGGGGTCGATTCGTCGTCGATCGCCGCCCTGGCGGTGGATCTGACGGGCCGGCCGGTGCCGACCTTCACGCTCGGCTTCGACGATCCGGACTTCAACGAGGCGGCCTATGCGCGGAGGGCCGCGGCCCATTTCGGGACCGAGCACCACGAGCTGATCGTGGGCGAGACGCAGATGCTCGAAGCGCTCCTGGCCATGGCGCGCGTCCTCGACGAGCCGCTGGCGGACGCCTCGATCGTCCCGACGCACCTGCTGTCGCGCTTCGCGCGCCAGCATGTCAAGGTGGCGCTCGGCGGCGAAGGGGGGGACGAGCTCTTCGCCGGCTACCCGACCTACATCGGCGATCGGCTGGCGCGCTGGTATGTCCGCCTGCCGGGGGTGTTCCGGCGCCTCCTGAAGCGCGCCGCGGACGCGATCCCCCCCGCGTTCAACAATGTCGGCACCGAATACCTGCTCAAGAAATTCGTGGGGGCCGCCGAGCTGCCGCAGGCGGTCCGGCACCAGGTTTGGTTCGGGGCGTTCTCTCCCGACAGGCAGAAGGAGCTGCTCTCCGCGGCGGCTCTCGACGCCCTCGCGGCCCAGGCCGGCGCGCCGAACGATCCGCTCCAGGAGGCGCGTGCGGTCCTCCGGGGCCTGTCGATCGGCCATCCGCTCGACGCGCTCCTGGCGACCGACTTCCTGATGTTCCTGCAGGACGACCTGCTCACCAAGGTGGACCGCGCCTCGATGGCGACATCGCTCGAGGTGCGCGCTCCGTTCCTGCACCACGCCCTGGTCGAGTACGTCGCCTCCCTGCCGGCGCGGATGAAACTGCGGCGGCTGACCTCCAAGTACATCCTCAAGAAGGCGATGGCCGACCGGCTCACGAGCGAGATCAGCGGCCGGCGAAAGCGCGGCTTCAATATTCCGCTGGCCCGCTTCATGCACCGGGGGCTCGCCCCCCTGATGCGCAGCGCCCTGGACCCCGGGCGCGTCCGGGCCGGCGGCCTGCTGCGCCCCGAGGCGGTGACCGCTCTCTGGCGGGAGCACACGGAGCGCCGGCGGGACAACGGCCGGCTCCTCTGGAACCTGATGATGCTCCAGCTCTGGCACTCCAGGCACTTCGGCGGCGGCGACCTGCTGTAG